One window of the Corticium candelabrum chromosome 7, ooCorCand1.1, whole genome shotgun sequence genome contains the following:
- the LOC134182574 gene encoding uncharacterized protein LOC134182574 yields the protein MLFYVTSRIFPGKTFVVVCDENDTIAHAKAHMLHILYELGRSDLQFRFRFKGEYLKDALTLKDYGVSDNCVVEFAPLAKPSAAISEMRRTSIYNRRHIGGDVITALEAEVKIFKKRETLLANLRVVLWVLGVATVCAAGTVYWYSFTWQSIFFLFGILKIPSFSRLGGFVGRTGLFQRRFAAIFSVMMLLNLLASVILAFVSSYIEIVDCYIEPGQLNTTAFDEGAFGGEEIGVFYGCKHQLWYSAIYFALHALVVFMAVVYSVKLWYNFKFEIGTYIEPRLIESKNIHKLLTDAASSRSKSQRNAAFELNNLAATSQDNKFKIVSEGGVQTLISLSLSTDEATQEYAVEALAELLTIPAIQDQFVEEGGLPKLMALLHAFNSDVVNEAAVAISYIAADNEAQREAIASHHGLEDLCHAVRSGDVDIMCSVAGTFLDLSMTAASRSAMVGTPTVAAALVQLSRCQHHETQRLALQTIELLALENSNYILTDRSLLASLLSIPKNSNDTKLWLLAAKIMMYFVENSEGCRGLVHADGMVEAFVEFGSSSDEMLQVVMSKIVLSMIEAKEHRSTLVNIGFHDVLTTLRTCVSDEGAWRNVEQAIVLFGSSIDVGMSRYHSARSLDSDGGKRSVQPHHPHRVKFATPD from the exons ATGCTGTTCTATGTAACCAGTCGGATATTTCCA GGAAAGACTTTCGTGGTCGTTTGTGACGAGAATGACACAATTGCTCACGCCAAGGCTCACATGCTGCACATTCTGTATGAACTCGGACGCTCAGATCTTCAGTTCAGGTTTAGATTCAAAGGGGAATACTTGAAAGATGCTCTCACTCTCAAA GATTATGGTGTTAGTGATAATTGTGTGGTTGAATTTGCTCCTCTTGCCAAACCTTCGGCTGCAATATCAGAAATGCGTCGAACTTCGATTTACAATCGGAGACACATTGGTGGTGATGTGATTACTGCCTTGGAGGCCGAAGTTAAGATTTTCAAGAAAAGAGAAACTCTGCTGGCAAACCTCAGG GTTGTGTTGTGGGTGTTGGGTGTAGCTACTGTCTGTGCTGCTGGTACAGTTTACTGGTACTCATTCACATGGCAGAGCATCTTTTTCCTATTTGGCATCTTGAAGATTCCTTCATTCTCTCGCCTTGGCGGATTTGTTGGCAGGACTGGACTATT TCAGAGACGCTTTGCAGCGATATTTTCTGTCATGATGCTTCTTAACTTGCTTGCATCAGTTATACTAGCATTTGTTAGCAGTTACATCGAGATAGTG GATTGTTATATTGAACCTGGACAGCTCAACACAACTGCATTTGATGAAGGCGCATTTGGCGGCGAAGAAATCGGCGTCTTCTATGGCTGTAAACATCAGCTATGGTATTCAG CGATTTACTTTGCCCTACATGCTCTTGTTGTGTTCATGGCCGTTGTCTACTCTGTCAAGTTGTGGTACAATTTTAAGTTTGAG atTGGTACATACATAGAACCACGGCTTATTGAGTCAAAGAACATCCACAAACTACTCACAGATGCAGCATCTAGTAG GTCGAAGAGTCAACGAAATGCAGCATTTGAACTGAACAACTTAGCCGCCACAAGTCAAGacaacaaattcaaaattgTCAGTGAAGGAGG TGTTCAAACTCTTATTTCATTGAGCTTGTCAACAGATGAG GCAACGCAAGAGTATGCCGTAGAAGCTCTAGCTGAGTTACTAACGATTCCTGCCATACAA GATCAGTTCGTCGAAGAAGGTGGTTTGCCAAAACTAATGGCTCTTCTTCATGCATTTAATTCGGATGTAGTAAACGAAGCGGCGGTTGCCATCTCGTACATTGCCGCAGACAACGAAGCACAACGTGAAGCAATAGCATCACATCATGGATTAGAGGATTTATGCCATGCAGTCAGATCAG gTGATGTGGATATTATGTGCTCTGTGGCTGGTACATTTCTTGATTTGTCAATGACGGCGGCGAGTCGGTCTGCTATGGTTGGCACTCCAACAGTTG CTGCTGCTCTTGTCCAACTAAGCAGATGCCAACACCATGAGACTCAGCGTCTTGCCCTACAGACTATTGAACTTCTGGCACTTGAAAACTCCAACTACATTCTCACCGAC AGATCTCTTCTTGCTTCGTTGCTGTCGATACCAAAGAACAGCAATGACACAAAGCTGTGGCTGCTGGCCGCCAAAATCATGATGTATTTTGTAGAGAATTCAGAG ggtTGTCGTGGTCTTGTGCATGCTGATGGGATGGTTGAAGCGTTTGTAGAGTTTGGATCATCGAGTGACGAGATGCTGCAGGTTGTTATGTCTAAGATTGTTCTGTCTATGATAGAAGCCAAAGAGCATCG ATCTACTCTCGTAAATATCGGTTTTCATGACGTTCTCACTACCCTTCGGACATGCGTCTCTGACGAGGGGGCATGGAGAAACGTCGAACAAGCCATTGTCCTTTTTGGATCATCAATTGACGTTGGCATGTCACGATACCACTCAGCTAGATCTCTCGACTCGGACGGTGGGAAACGCAGCGTGCAGCCTCATCATCCACATCGAGTCAAGTTTGCAACGCCAGACTGA